The proteins below are encoded in one region of Micromonospora pisi:
- a CDS encoding glutamate mutase L — protein sequence MTGYAVCADVGSTFTKVAVVELVDGAVVGAAVRPTTVGSDVLHGLDAAVAAATAGVRGAARSPWYVCSSAGGGLRLAVVGYERLVTARAGEQVGLSAGARVVHVGAGPLDGTGLAELRAAAPDVVLLVGGTDGGDGEVLLHNATRLAGARWRVPVVVAGNVDVRPAVVEVLARRGVPVTVAENVLPRIGVLAPRSARAAIRDVFLRHVIGGKRLSRGGRFARLVRAATPEAVLTGVELLADHLAGDLVVVDVGGATTDVYSVLTPDERDGGPARAVAGMLWRARTVEGDLGMRWSAPGVVRAAAAERMLSADESRALETAAVARAEDPGFVATDPVEWAVDRRIAQLAATVALRRHARGAAAGDGGGRDLRDVRLIIGSGGVLRHAGPGEAATVLDAVLADHGGGWALPRAATPVVDDQYVLAAAGLLADREPVAAVSLLRRHLVGTVPARD from the coding sequence GTGACCGGGTACGCGGTCTGCGCCGATGTCGGGTCGACGTTCACCAAGGTCGCGGTGGTGGAGTTGGTCGACGGGGCGGTGGTGGGTGCGGCGGTGCGGCCGACGACGGTCGGTTCCGATGTGCTGCATGGGCTCGACGCGGCGGTCGCGGCGGCGACGGCCGGGGTTCGGGGTGCGGCCCGGTCGCCGTGGTACGTGTGTTCGTCGGCGGGTGGTGGGTTGCGCCTGGCGGTGGTCGGGTACGAGCGGTTGGTGACGGCGCGGGCCGGGGAGCAGGTGGGTCTGTCGGCCGGGGCGCGGGTGGTGCACGTGGGTGCGGGGCCGCTCGACGGGACCGGGCTGGCCGAGTTGCGGGCGGCGGCACCGGATGTGGTGCTGCTGGTCGGTGGGACCGACGGCGGGGACGGTGAGGTGCTGCTGCACAACGCGACCCGGTTGGCGGGGGCGCGGTGGCGGGTGCCGGTGGTGGTCGCCGGGAACGTGGACGTACGGCCGGCGGTTGTCGAGGTGCTGGCGCGTCGAGGTGTGCCGGTGACGGTGGCGGAGAACGTGTTGCCGCGGATCGGGGTGTTGGCGCCGCGGTCGGCGCGGGCGGCGATCCGGGACGTGTTCCTGCGGCATGTGATCGGCGGGAAGCGGCTGTCACGGGGTGGCCGGTTCGCCCGGCTGGTACGGGCGGCGACCCCGGAGGCGGTGTTGACCGGGGTGGAGCTGCTCGCCGACCATCTCGCGGGTGACCTGGTGGTGGTCGACGTGGGTGGGGCGACCACGGATGTGTACTCGGTCCTGACGCCGGACGAACGCGACGGTGGGCCGGCGCGGGCGGTGGCGGGGATGTTGTGGCGGGCCCGCACGGTCGAGGGTGATCTGGGTATGCGGTGGAGCGCCCCGGGGGTGGTACGGGCGGCGGCGGCGGAGCGGATGCTGTCTGCGGACGAGTCACGGGCGCTGGAGACGGCGGCGGTCGCACGGGCGGAGGATCCGGGGTTCGTGGCCACGGATCCGGTCGAGTGGGCGGTGGACCGGCGGATCGCGCAGTTGGCGGCGACGGTGGCGTTGCGGCGCCATGCCCGGGGTGCGGCGGCCGGCGACGGGGGTGGTCGGGATCTGCGCGACGTCCGGTTGATCATTGGTTCGGGAGGTGTTCTGCGCCACGCCGGGCCGGGCGAGGCGGCGACGGTGCTCGACGCGGTCCTGGCCGATCATGGTGGTGGCTGGGCGTTGCCGAGGGCCGCGACACCCGTCGTCGATGATCAGTACGTGCTGGCCGCCGCGGGTCTGCTGGCGGATCGGGAGCCGGTGGCGGCGGTGTCCCTGCTGCGACGGCATCTGGTCGGGACGGTCCCGGCACGGGACTGA
- a CDS encoding RNA polymerase-binding protein RbpA: protein MGERMLRGSRLGAVSYESDRNTELAPRQTREYLCAKGHQFEVPFAVDAEVPITWECKFDGSVARLVDGTEPEQKKAKPPRTHWDMLLERRSIAELEDILAERLEEVRTRRGRI, encoded by the coding sequence ATGGGCGAGCGCATGCTGCGCGGAAGCCGTCTGGGAGCAGTCAGCTACGAGTCCGACCGGAACACGGAGCTCGCACCGCGCCAGACCCGCGAGTACCTCTGCGCCAAGGGCCACCAGTTCGAGGTGCCTTTCGCCGTCGACGCCGAGGTTCCGATCACCTGGGAGTGCAAGTTCGACGGCAGCGTCGCCCGGTTGGTCGACGGCACCGAGCCCGAGCAGAAGAAGGCGAAGCCGCCGCGTACCCACTGGGACATGCTGCTGGAGCGCCGTTCGATCGCCGAGCTCGAGGACATCCTCGCCGAACGGCTCGAAGAGGTACGGACCCGACGCGGTCGCATCTGA
- a CDS encoding macrolide family glycosyltransferase, whose protein sequence is MSRRRTHIAMIGIPAVSHLLPSVEIIRELVARGHRVTYANDPAVTDLVTATGAQFVPYDSTLPVADHDWPDDPIAAMGVFLDDAVAALPQLRAAYDHDRADLYLYDIGSFAARALAEAHQRPIVQLSPTYVAWNGYEQDVAAQLWELPGATAYRAKFAAWLAGNGATTTDVDAFSGRPARALALIPRAMQPHADRVDNDVVTFVGPCFGERADQGGWTPPTGTEKVLLISLGSAYTRQPEFYRQCLAAFGDLSGWHVVLQVGKHTDPAELGRIPGNVEVHPWVAQLAILERADAFVTHAGMGGSSEGLFTGTPMIAVPQAVDQFTNADRLVELGVARRIDTSDATAATLREALLALTTDAEVTRRCAALRTAARAEGGTSRAADLIEALLP, encoded by the coding sequence ATGTCGCGCCGCCGTACCCACATCGCGATGATCGGCATCCCCGCCGTCAGTCACCTCCTGCCCAGCGTGGAGATCATCCGCGAGCTGGTGGCCCGGGGTCACCGGGTCACGTACGCCAACGACCCGGCCGTGACCGACCTGGTCACCGCCACCGGCGCCCAGTTCGTGCCGTACGACTCCACCCTGCCGGTCGCCGACCACGACTGGCCGGACGACCCGATCGCCGCGATGGGGGTCTTCCTCGACGACGCCGTCGCCGCGCTGCCGCAACTGCGGGCCGCGTACGACCACGACCGCGCCGACCTGTACCTGTACGACATCGGCTCGTTCGCCGCCCGCGCGCTCGCCGAGGCACACCAGCGCCCGATCGTTCAACTGTCACCGACGTACGTGGCCTGGAACGGGTACGAACAGGACGTCGCCGCGCAACTGTGGGAGCTGCCGGGCGCCACCGCGTACCGGGCGAAGTTCGCGGCCTGGCTCGCCGGCAACGGTGCCACGACCACGGACGTCGACGCCTTCAGCGGCCGGCCCGCCCGGGCCCTGGCACTCATCCCCCGAGCCATGCAGCCACACGCCGACCGGGTCGACAACGATGTGGTGACGTTTGTCGGGCCCTGCTTCGGTGAGCGGGCCGATCAGGGCGGCTGGACTCCACCGACGGGCACCGAGAAGGTGCTGCTGATCTCGTTGGGCTCGGCGTACACCCGCCAGCCCGAGTTCTACCGCCAGTGCCTGGCCGCGTTCGGTGACCTGTCCGGCTGGCACGTCGTGCTGCAGGTCGGCAAGCACACCGACCCGGCCGAGCTCGGGAGGATCCCGGGCAACGTCGAGGTGCACCCGTGGGTGGCGCAACTGGCGATCCTGGAACGGGCCGACGCCTTCGTCACCCACGCCGGGATGGGTGGGAGCAGCGAAGGGCTCTTCACCGGCACCCCGATGATCGCCGTCCCGCAGGCCGTCGACCAGTTCACCAACGCCGACCGCCTGGTCGAACTCGGGGTGGCCCGCCGGATCGACACCTCGGACGCCACCGCCGCGACCCTGCGTGAGGCGCTGCTGGCCCTCACCACCGACGCCGAGGTGACCCGCCGGTGCGCGGCGCTGCGTACCGCCGCCCGGGCCGAGGGAGGCACCAGCCGGGCCGCCGACCTCATCGAGGCCCTGCTGCCCTGA
- a CDS encoding hotdog domain-containing protein: MSDERVGLTVTHRRYVPYGHAHYAGALVDGAYALGLFGDVATEVCIRTDGDEGLFASYDEVQFRAPVRAGDVVEVVATVTRVGNRSRTIDFECRVVCRGRPERGESAAVVLDPPLVAVTATGTVVVPAPPPGGAPGAVVRPL; the protein is encoded by the coding sequence ATGAGTGACGAGCGGGTCGGGTTGACGGTGACGCACCGGCGGTACGTGCCGTACGGGCACGCGCACTACGCCGGGGCGCTGGTCGACGGGGCGTACGCGTTGGGGTTGTTCGGGGACGTGGCGACGGAGGTGTGTATCCGTACGGACGGCGACGAGGGGTTGTTCGCCTCGTACGACGAGGTGCAGTTCCGGGCGCCGGTGCGGGCGGGGGACGTGGTGGAGGTGGTGGCGACGGTGACCCGGGTCGGTAACCGGAGCCGGACGATCGACTTCGAGTGTCGGGTGGTGTGCCGGGGGCGGCCCGAGCGGGGTGAGTCGGCGGCGGTGGTGCTGGATCCGCCGTTGGTGGCGGTGACCGCGACCGGGACGGTGGTGGTGCCCGCGCCGCCGCCGGGCGGGGCGCCGGGTGCGGTGGTCCGGCCGTTGTGA
- a CDS encoding lysine 5,6-aminomutase subunit alpha TIM-barrel domain-containing protein — MTGKLALDASVVARARELARRAGQPVVDLARGHTTVSVERAVLRLAGVTGADPDGIPWVNRLVDAVVGEVGLGRGVALPVFDALAREGLAGGEVGAGLTLLAQKAAAGSVGFVVPSGRSATAARSAARRAVGAGLRAIDRRRVERERLVRRYGDPVRRPWIYLIVATGDIYEDIPQAQAAARAGADVIAVIRSTGQSLLDYVPEGATREGFAGTYATQENFRLMRAALDESSRELGRYVRLTNYASGLCMPEMATLAGLERLDMMLNDSMYGILFRDINPIRTFVDQRFSRQVHARAGIIINTGEDNYLTTADAVDEAHTVTVSQMLNEFFAHEAGLADWQLGLGHAFEINPDVPDSFRLELAHALLARELFPDAPLKWMPPTKHMTGDVFRGNLLDGFFNLAGAMTGQGILLVGMMTEAVVTPWLSDRDIALQNVRYVLDAAGGLHEDFVPAPGGFIQSRAARVLDEAVELLSRIADDTLLNAIAEGTFGIMKRPADRGKGLDGVAAHAEGYYNPATELLERDQAAGVPAARSAEVVA, encoded by the coding sequence GTGACGGGCAAGTTGGCGTTGGACGCGTCGGTGGTGGCTCGGGCGCGGGAGTTGGCGCGTCGGGCCGGGCAACCGGTGGTGGATCTTGCTCGTGGGCATACGACGGTGTCGGTGGAGCGGGCGGTGTTGCGGCTGGCCGGGGTGACCGGGGCGGATCCGGATGGGATTCCCTGGGTGAACCGGCTGGTCGACGCCGTCGTGGGTGAGGTGGGTCTGGGGCGCGGGGTGGCGTTGCCGGTGTTTGACGCGTTGGCCCGGGAGGGTCTGGCCGGTGGTGAGGTCGGGGCCGGGTTGACGTTGTTGGCGCAGAAGGCGGCGGCCGGGTCGGTGGGTTTTGTGGTGCCGTCGGGGCGGTCGGCGACGGCGGCGCGGTCGGCGGCGCGACGGGCGGTCGGTGCGGGTTTGCGGGCGATCGACCGGCGTCGGGTGGAGCGGGAGCGGTTGGTGCGCCGGTACGGGGATCCGGTGCGGCGGCCGTGGATCTATCTGATCGTGGCGACGGGGGACATCTACGAGGACATTCCGCAGGCGCAGGCGGCGGCGCGGGCGGGTGCGGATGTGATCGCGGTGATCCGGTCGACGGGTCAGTCGTTGTTGGACTATGTGCCGGAGGGGGCGACCCGGGAGGGGTTCGCTGGCACGTACGCGACGCAGGAGAATTTCCGGTTGATGCGGGCGGCGTTGGATGAGTCGTCGCGGGAGTTGGGCCGGTATGTGCGGTTGACGAATTACGCGTCGGGGTTGTGCATGCCGGAGATGGCGACGTTGGCCGGCCTGGAGCGGCTGGACATGATGTTGAACGACTCGATGTACGGGATTCTGTTCCGGGACATCAATCCGATTCGTACCTTCGTCGACCAGCGGTTCTCCCGTCAGGTGCACGCACGGGCGGGGATCATCATCAACACCGGTGAGGACAACTACCTGACCACCGCGGACGCGGTTGACGAGGCGCACACGGTGACGGTGTCGCAGATGCTCAACGAGTTCTTCGCGCATGAGGCGGGGTTGGCGGACTGGCAGTTGGGGTTGGGGCACGCGTTCGAGATCAACCCGGATGTGCCGGATTCGTTCCGGTTGGAGTTGGCGCACGCCCTGTTGGCGCGGGAGCTGTTCCCGGATGCGCCGTTGAAGTGGATGCCGCCGACGAAGCACATGACCGGGGACGTGTTCCGGGGCAACCTGTTGGACGGTTTCTTCAACCTGGCGGGGGCGATGACCGGGCAGGGGATCCTGCTGGTCGGGATGATGACCGAGGCGGTGGTGACGCCGTGGCTGTCCGATCGGGACATCGCGCTGCAGAACGTGCGGTACGTGTTGGATGCCGCCGGTGGGTTGCACGAGGATTTTGTGCCGGCACCGGGTGGGTTCATCCAGTCGCGGGCGGCGCGGGTGCTCGACGAGGCGGTGGAGCTGCTGTCGAGGATCGCCGATGACACGTTGTTGAACGCGATCGCCGAGGGCACGTTCGGGATCATGAAACGTCCGGCGGACCGGGGCAAGGGTCTCGACGGGGTGGCGGCGCACGCGGAGGGTTACTACAACCCGGCCACGGAGCTGCTGGAGCGGGACCAGGCGGCCGGGGTGCCGGCGGCCCGGTCGGCGGAGGTCGTGGCGTGA
- a CDS encoding NAD(P)H-dependent glycerol-3-phosphate dehydrogenase, producing the protein MRTRVAVFGAGSWGTAFAMVLADAGCDVTLWGRRPEVVDAINTTRVNPDYFPDFVLPDGITATTDARRAAAGAAFAVLAVPSQTLRANLGAWTSLLDRNTVLVSLMKGVELGTTLLMSEVIAEVTGAGPDRIAVVSGPNLAGELIHRQPAACVVACRDEAVARQLQAACHTAYYRPYTNVDVVGCEIGGAVKNVIGLAVGIADGLGLGDNTKASLITRGLAETARLGLAMGADPRTFAGLAGMGDLVATACSPLSRNTSFGASLGRGMTLAQTVATTHRTAEGVTSCRSVRDLARRHGVAMPVTEAVVDIVHGGKPPRLAVKELMARSAKPERV; encoded by the coding sequence GTGAGGACCCGTGTCGCGGTGTTCGGGGCCGGGTCGTGGGGCACCGCGTTCGCCATGGTCCTCGCCGACGCCGGCTGCGACGTCACCCTCTGGGGGCGCCGCCCGGAGGTGGTCGACGCGATCAACACCACCAGGGTGAACCCCGACTACTTCCCGGACTTCGTACTCCCCGACGGGATCACCGCGACCACCGATGCGCGCCGGGCGGCGGCGGGCGCCGCGTTCGCCGTGCTCGCGGTCCCGTCACAGACCCTGCGCGCCAACCTCGGCGCCTGGACGTCGCTGCTCGACCGGAACACGGTGCTGGTCAGCCTGATGAAAGGTGTCGAGCTCGGCACCACTCTGCTGATGAGCGAGGTCATCGCGGAGGTCACCGGGGCCGGACCGGACCGGATCGCGGTGGTGTCCGGCCCCAACCTGGCCGGTGAACTCATCCACCGCCAGCCCGCCGCGTGCGTCGTGGCCTGCCGGGACGAGGCCGTCGCCCGGCAACTTCAGGCCGCCTGCCACACCGCCTACTACCGGCCCTACACCAATGTCGACGTGGTGGGCTGCGAGATCGGCGGCGCGGTGAAGAACGTCATCGGGCTCGCGGTCGGCATCGCCGACGGTCTCGGCCTCGGCGACAACACCAAGGCGTCGCTGATCACCCGGGGCCTGGCCGAGACCGCCCGCCTCGGCCTGGCGATGGGTGCCGACCCGCGTACCTTCGCCGGCCTGGCCGGGATGGGCGACCTGGTCGCCACCGCCTGCTCACCGCTGTCGCGCAACACCAGCTTCGGTGCCAGCCTCGGCCGCGGGATGACGCTGGCGCAGACCGTCGCCACGACCCACCGGACCGCCGAGGGTGTCACCTCCTGCCGCTCGGTGCGCGATCTCGCCCGCCGACACGGCGTCGCCATGCCGGTCACCGAAGCCGTCGTCGACATCGTCCACGGCGGAAAACCGCCCCGGCTGGCGGTCAAGGAACTGATGGCCCGGTCGGCGAAACCCGAACGCGTCTGA
- a CDS encoding FxsA family protein has translation MGRGLRLVPLALLLAVVVEIVVFVLVGNAIGFGWAILLVLAASVLGLALLRREGMRAWRGFRSAAQAGSPPGRQVVDGLVGLGAGLLLAVPGLVSAAVGLLLVVPPLRRLARKGVQVAAERRVSAMVAGDLFGPRRVRVRRGAPQPTPPAADQPPPPAATGAAIEGEIVEQRPH, from the coding sequence ATGGGCCGAGGGCTGAGACTGGTGCCGTTGGCACTGCTACTCGCCGTGGTCGTCGAGATCGTGGTCTTCGTGCTGGTCGGCAACGCGATCGGGTTCGGGTGGGCGATTCTGCTCGTGCTCGCCGCCTCGGTGCTGGGATTGGCGTTGCTGCGCCGGGAGGGGATGCGGGCGTGGCGTGGGTTCCGGTCGGCGGCACAGGCCGGTAGCCCGCCCGGACGGCAGGTCGTCGACGGTCTGGTCGGGTTGGGTGCCGGTCTGCTGCTGGCCGTACCGGGGTTGGTCAGCGCGGCCGTGGGGCTGCTGCTGGTGGTGCCGCCGCTGCGTCGGTTGGCACGCAAGGGGGTTCAGGTGGCGGCCGAGCGGCGGGTGTCGGCGATGGTCGCCGGTGACCTGTTCGGTCCCCGCCGGGTGCGGGTGCGTCGCGGTGCGCCGCAGCCGACACCACCGGCTGCCGACCAGCCTCCGCCGCCGGCGGCGACCGGCGCGGCGATCGAGGGTGAGATCGTCGAGCAGCGGCCACACTAG
- a CDS encoding OAM dimerization domain-containing protein — protein sequence MSGPVVRPYGDTTGDGMVQVSFTLPVPHDKRAEGAALQLAAKMGLEPAMLVHAKPMGDGFTFFVVYGRVNHLVDLDAVRVVERDFPLLSAKEVNALVRSGLRRKLSVVGACIGTDAHTVGIDAILNVKGVAGEKGLEYYRELRVTNLGAQVSVPELVEAARVEKADAVLVSQVVTQRDAHLHNTREMSAAFREAMPAGRRPLLIVGGPRFDELMTGELGVDRIFGRGTTPREVASYLVHELVVNRGGRVGAEKVAGR from the coding sequence GTGAGCGGCCCGGTGGTGCGGCCGTACGGGGACACGACCGGGGACGGCATGGTGCAGGTGTCGTTCACGTTGCCGGTGCCGCATGACAAGCGGGCGGAGGGGGCGGCGCTGCAGTTGGCAGCGAAGATGGGCCTGGAGCCGGCGATGCTGGTGCACGCGAAGCCGATGGGTGACGGGTTCACCTTCTTCGTGGTGTACGGGCGGGTGAACCACCTGGTGGATCTCGACGCGGTACGGGTGGTGGAGCGCGACTTTCCGCTGTTGTCGGCGAAGGAGGTCAACGCGTTGGTGAGGTCCGGGCTGCGGCGGAAGTTGTCGGTGGTGGGCGCGTGCATCGGCACGGACGCGCACACGGTCGGGATCGACGCGATCCTCAACGTCAAGGGTGTGGCGGGGGAGAAGGGCCTGGAGTACTACCGGGAGCTGAGGGTGACGAACCTGGGGGCGCAGGTGAGTGTGCCGGAGTTGGTGGAGGCGGCCCGGGTGGAGAAGGCGGACGCGGTGCTGGTGTCGCAGGTGGTGACGCAGCGGGACGCGCATCTGCACAACACCCGGGAGATGTCGGCGGCGTTCCGGGAGGCGATGCCGGCGGGGCGGCGGCCGTTGCTGATCGTCGGTGGGCCCCGGTTCGACGAGTTGATGACCGGTGAGCTCGGTGTCGACCGGATCTTCGGGCGGGGTACGACGCCGCGTGAGGTGGCGAGTTATCTGGTGCACGAGCTGGTGGTCAACCGGGGTGGCCGGGTCGGTGCGGAGAAGGTGGCGGGGCGATGA
- the lnt gene encoding apolipoprotein N-acyltransferase — MVDTVGAQIGAGHEPVGSPVAAPRPLPLWVSVLAALAGGGALLLAFPPYGLWWLAPVGVALLAAAAHRRRLRGGAGVGALAGLALFLPMLSWTNLHTGSLPWLLLSGLQAGYLALLGLATALVSPVVDRWRWSWPVVTGLLWVAQEALRDRTPFGGFPWGRLAFSQADAPLVRWAVLGGAPLVTFVAALAGGFLVAAGFWAVRRWRAGTPGWPAVTGAVAGAVAVVLLGLLVPLGSTAGGGTATVAIIQGNVPRLGLDFNAQRRAVLENHANATIDLAGRVRTGTAQQPDLVVWPENASDVDPLRDSTAAAEITAAADAIGAPILVGAVLLGPGPGQVRNTGLLWLPGSGPDQDQMYFKRHPVPFAEYIPMRNIARKVSKEVDRVRSDFVAGTRPGVVRAGGIILGDVICFEVAYDEVVRDTVTGGAQLLVVQTNNATFDEAEARQQMAMVQLRAVEHGREALMASTVGVSGFVGADGRVTGATGFNTPAVVVRQVHLGNTRTVATRVGLWPEVVLVGLAVATLVVAVVTRRRRVVSANGPVVDGGDPEPVGTADAEER, encoded by the coding sequence ATGGTGGACACGGTGGGCGCGCAAATCGGTGCGGGTCACGAACCGGTGGGTTCACCGGTGGCGGCGCCACGGCCGCTGCCGTTGTGGGTCTCGGTCCTGGCGGCGCTCGCCGGCGGTGGGGCGCTGCTGCTGGCTTTTCCACCGTACGGGCTGTGGTGGCTGGCACCGGTCGGGGTGGCGTTGCTCGCCGCTGCGGCGCACCGGCGGCGGCTGCGCGGCGGTGCCGGAGTAGGCGCGCTCGCCGGGCTGGCGCTGTTCCTGCCGATGCTGAGCTGGACGAACCTGCACACCGGTTCCCTGCCGTGGCTGCTGCTGTCCGGGTTGCAGGCCGGCTACCTGGCGTTGCTCGGGTTGGCGACAGCGCTGGTGAGCCCGGTGGTCGACCGGTGGCGCTGGTCGTGGCCGGTGGTGACCGGGCTGTTGTGGGTGGCGCAGGAGGCGTTGCGGGACCGGACCCCGTTCGGCGGGTTCCCGTGGGGAAGGTTGGCGTTCAGCCAGGCGGACGCGCCGCTGGTGCGGTGGGCGGTGCTCGGTGGGGCGCCGCTGGTGACGTTCGTGGCGGCGTTGGCGGGCGGGTTCCTCGTCGCGGCCGGTTTCTGGGCGGTCCGCCGGTGGCGGGCCGGCACCCCGGGTTGGCCGGCGGTGACCGGAGCGGTCGCGGGTGCGGTCGCGGTGGTGCTGCTGGGGCTGCTGGTGCCGCTGGGCAGCACCGCCGGTGGCGGTACGGCCACCGTCGCGATCATCCAGGGCAACGTGCCCCGGCTGGGGCTGGACTTCAACGCCCAGCGGCGGGCGGTGCTGGAGAACCACGCGAACGCCACCATCGACCTCGCCGGCCGCGTGCGTACCGGCACGGCCCAGCAGCCGGATCTGGTGGTGTGGCCGGAGAACGCCAGCGACGTGGACCCGCTGCGGGACAGCACCGCGGCAGCGGAGATCACCGCCGCCGCGGACGCGATCGGGGCACCGATCCTGGTCGGCGCGGTCCTCCTCGGCCCCGGGCCGGGGCAGGTGCGCAACACCGGGCTGCTGTGGTTGCCGGGAAGTGGCCCAGACCAGGACCAGATGTACTTCAAGCGGCATCCGGTGCCGTTCGCGGAGTACATCCCGATGCGTAACATCGCGCGGAAGGTCAGCAAGGAGGTCGACCGGGTCCGGTCGGACTTCGTCGCCGGGACCCGCCCCGGGGTCGTACGCGCGGGCGGAATCATCCTCGGTGACGTGATCTGTTTCGAGGTCGCGTACGACGAGGTCGTCCGGGACACGGTCACCGGTGGGGCGCAGCTGCTCGTGGTGCAGACGAACAACGCCACGTTCGACGAGGCCGAGGCGCGCCAGCAGATGGCGATGGTCCAGTTGCGGGCGGTTGAGCACGGTCGTGAGGCGCTGATGGCCTCCACGGTCGGGGTGTCCGGGTTCGTCGGGGCCGATGGGCGGGTAACCGGTGCGACCGGGTTCAACACCCCAGCGGTGGTGGTCCGGCAGGTGCACCTCGGGAACACCCGTACGGTCGCCACCCGGGTCGGACTCTGGCCCGAGGTGGTGTTGGTGGGTCTGGCCGTGGCGACGCTGGTCGTGGCCGTGGTGACCCGTCGCCGGCGGGTGGTTTCCGCGAACGGTCCGGTGGTGGACGGGGGTGACCCCGAACCCGTCGGCACGGCAGATGCGGAGGAGCGGTGA
- a CDS encoding polyprenol monophosphomannose synthase — MSEVTGAVERTAGYPGVGRVLVVIPTYNEAENVVIITERLRQAVPAVEILIADDNSPDGTGAVADRLAAADEYVHVLHRSGKQGLGAAYVAGFRWAREHGYDAVVEMDADGSHAPEELTRLLDAARDADVVIGSRWTSGGEVVNWPWHRQLLSRGGNLYTRVALGMPVSDATGGYRIYRVPALDKMDFESVTSQGYSFQVELSWRAHRAGLRTVEVPITFAEREHGTSKMSPLIVGEALWRVTLWCLSERRPGLGGSRRGYGDSTPRWP; from the coding sequence GTGAGCGAGGTAACCGGCGCGGTCGAGCGCACGGCGGGTTATCCGGGCGTCGGGCGCGTCCTGGTCGTCATTCCCACGTACAACGAGGCGGAGAACGTCGTCATCATCACCGAGCGGCTGCGTCAGGCGGTGCCGGCGGTGGAGATCCTCATCGCCGACGACAACAGCCCCGACGGCACCGGGGCGGTCGCCGACCGGCTCGCCGCGGCCGACGAGTACGTCCACGTGCTGCACCGTTCCGGTAAGCAGGGCCTGGGCGCGGCGTACGTGGCCGGGTTCCGGTGGGCCCGGGAGCACGGGTACGACGCGGTGGTCGAGATGGACGCCGACGGTTCCCACGCCCCCGAGGAACTGACCCGGCTGCTCGACGCCGCCAGGGACGCTGACGTGGTCATCGGTTCCCGGTGGACGTCGGGCGGGGAGGTCGTCAACTGGCCGTGGCACCGGCAGTTGCTCTCCCGGGGCGGGAACCTCTACACCCGGGTGGCGCTGGGGATGCCGGTCTCCGACGCGACCGGCGGATATCGGATCTACCGGGTGCCGGCGCTGGACAAGATGGACTTCGAGTCGGTCACCTCCCAGGGCTACTCGTTCCAGGTGGAACTCTCCTGGCGGGCGCATCGGGCCGGTCTGCGTACGGTCGAGGTCCCGATCACGTTCGCCGAACGGGAGCACGGGACGAGCAAGATGAGCCCGTTGATCGTCGGTGAGGCGTTGTGGCGGGTGACCCTCTGGTGCCTGTCGGAGCGACGCCCGGGCCTGGGCGGCTCCCGCCGGGGCTACGGCGACAGCACGCCGCGGTGGCCGTGA
- a CDS encoding pyridoxamine 5'-phosphate oxidase family protein produces MIANPWLVGPAPTAVLPRERLVERILNLLSSQNMCVLATTGPDGPLATPVRYYHHDLTLYVTSQAGTPKLRNIAGDPRVSVGVFAPLVGQASSRGAQLFGAARVLLPGDDGFEEGMAVYRWQSDAVERGRALVDVPRNPLLRIEVGRVVYTEHWLRRDGYAPRQFWTRDPG; encoded by the coding sequence ATGATCGCGAATCCCTGGCTGGTCGGCCCCGCGCCGACGGCGGTCCTGCCCCGCGAGCGGCTGGTCGAACGGATCCTCAACCTGCTGTCGTCGCAGAACATGTGCGTGCTCGCCACGACCGGGCCGGACGGGCCGCTGGCGACCCCGGTCCGCTACTACCACCACGACCTGACCCTCTACGTGACCTCCCAGGCCGGTACGCCGAAGCTGCGTAACATCGCCGGCGACCCCCGGGTGTCGGTGGGGGTGTTCGCCCCGCTGGTCGGGCAGGCGAGTTCCCGGGGTGCGCAACTGTTCGGTGCCGCCCGGGTGCTGCTGCCCGGCGATGACGGGTTCGAGGAGGGCATGGCCGTGTACCGGTGGCAGTCCGACGCGGTCGAGCGCGGTCGGGCCCTGGTGGACGTGCCCCGCAACCCGCTGTTGCGCATCGAGGTGGGTCGGGTCGTCTACACCGAACACTGGTTGCGTCGCGACGGCTACGCCCCACGGCAGTTCTGGACCCGTGACCCCGGCTGA